DNA from Halorarum salinum:
TCGGCTACGGGGTCTATCGGCTGACGCTGACGCTGGTCGAGAGCCACCTCCCCGCTTCGCTGGACGCCCTCGAAGGGGAGGACGCCGAGCGGGAAGCCACCGACACGTCCGACGACGCGGAGTGAAGCGCCGCCCTCGCGCGAGCGGCTGAGGGCCTCCAGCCAGTCGGACCGTGCCCGGTACGACCCTTCCCGTCGGTCGAAGCGAGCGTCGTGCTCGGGAGCGTATCGAGAGCGTGCCCCGAGCCCGTGAACCGAGACCCGATCCGATACCCGCGGGTCGGCGTCGGACGCCTCGGCAGTAATCGCGAGGGAAGATCGTCCCGAGAGACGACCTCCGCACTCGTACGGCGGGTCTCCGCCAGCGAGTGCGAGGGATGCGATTTGAACGCATGGACCTCTACAGGAGCGGATCTTGAGTCCGCCGCCGTTTCCAGGCTTGGCTACCCTCGCACGCGTTCGAATCTCCGGCGTGGGTGGGGTAAAACGTTGCGACTCCGTCCGTTCGCCGCCGACTCACCGTCGTGCGGTTCCGGCCCCGACCAGCGACGTGTAGAACACGGTGCCGAACGAGCCGAGCTGGAGCCCGATCTCGACCCGCGTCACGTCGCCGCCGCCCCGGAGCAGGTACGTCACGAAGCTGGCGAAGCCGAGCGACAGGGCCAACAGGTACAGGAGTGCGGGTCGGAGCGCCTCGTCGGTCAGGACGCCCCGGACGCGGACGGCGACGCGACGGGGGACGGCGGCGATCCGGGCGGCGATCCGCGCCAGGGCGGCCACGACCGGGCTGACTGGGTACACGTTCGTACGTCGTCGACCGTGATCAAAAATCCGGGCCGCGACCCGCGGTCGCCACTCGGGGAACCTCGGGGGTCCCACGGCCGTCCGATCCGGACCACCGCGTAACTGAAGGCCGTTCGGGTGGGACGGGGGGTATGGACGATCACACCCGCGACCCCGGCGTGGCACCGCCGCTGGGGAACCCCGCAGGGTGGCGCGCGGACGAGCGGGTATGGGAGCACGCGACCCTCCGGCGGGCGACCGAACACGGCGTCAGACTGTTCAACGCGGGCGAGTACCACGAGGCGCACGACTGCTTCGAGGACGAGTGGTACAACTACGGCTCGGGGACGACCGAGAGCGCGTTCCTCCACGGGATGGTGCAGGTCGCCGCGGGGGCCTACAAGCACGTCGACTTCGAGGACGACGACGGCATGCGCTCGTTGTTCGAGACGGCGCTCCAGTACCTCCAGGGAGTCCCCGGTGACTTCTACGGCGTCGACGTGGCGGACGTGCGGTCGACCCTCTCGGCGGCGCTCGCGAACCCGGGCGCGTTCGACGGCCGGCGGATCCGGCTCGACGGCCATACCCCGGACGCCTACGAGTCCGACTACGAGTACGCCGAGTCGCTGGACGGCTGACCCCTGGCGGGGGACCGCCCGCGCGAGGCCGAACCGGTCGTCGCGGACGGCGAGTCGACCCCCCGGGTCGGGACGACCCGGAACCGCGGTTCACAAATAGTGCGCCCCCGGACGACTCGTATGCGAATCCACCAGCTGGGGGAGGGCGTCCCGGAGGTGGCCGTCGTCGGGGGGATCCACGGGGACGAACCGTGCGGGCCGGCCGCGGTCGATCGGCTCGTCTCCGAGTCGCCGGCGCTCGAGCGCCCCGTGAAGCTGATCGTCGCCAACGAGGCGGCGCTCGAGCGAGACGAACGCTACCTGGACGAGGACCTCAACCGGGCGTTCCCCGGCGACCCCGACGCCGACACCCACGAAGGGCGGCTGGCACACGACCTCGCGCGCGAACTCGAGGGCAGTACCACGCTCGCGCTCCACTCGACGCAGTCGTACGCGGAGCCGTTCGCGCTGTGTGACACGGTCGACGAGATCGCCCGCGCCGTCGTCCCGCATCTCCCCGTGGACACCCTCATCGAGACCGACCTGTTCACCGAGGGGCGGCTCATCGAGCATCCCCACACGGTCGAGGTCGAGTGTGGCCTCCAGGGGACCGAGGGAGCCGCCGAGAACGCCTACTGGCTCGCGCGGGCCTTCCTCGTCGCCACGGGCGCCCTGTCGGCGCCGACCGTCGAGGAACCCGCCGGTGCCGCCGGCGCGGACCCGGGGGCGGTCGACGTCTTCCGACTCCGCCAGCCGGTCGGCAAGCCGCCGGCCGAGGAGTACGAGGTATTCGCACACAACTTCGAGCGCGTCGACGTCGGCGAGCGGTTCGCCGTCGCGGACGGCGAGACGTTCACCGCGGACGAGCCGTTCTACCCGGTGTTGATGTCCGCGCGCGGCTACGCGGACGCGTTCGGCTACGCGGCCGAGAAGGTCGGTACGATGGAGTAACCGTCCGCCGGCCGCCCGCCGCTCCGCCGGACCGGGTCCGAGCGGGACCGGTCAGGCCGGCATCTCGTCGAGCTCCTCGAGGTCCTCCATCTCACCGTCCCCCCTCCCGCCGAACTTCTTCACCCCGACGGCGAGCAACGCGAGCAGGACGAGGACGCCGAACGCCTTCATCCCCGTCCGGCCGCTCGAGCCGGACTCCTCGTCCGCGACCGTTTCGTCGTCGTCCCCGCCGGACCGGGAGCCGATGGAGCCGGTCGGGCTGAAGTCGAGGCCGTCGTTCACGTGGAGTTCCAGAAGGGTGACGTCCATGGAAAACCGTACGGCGACCAGTGGCTTATCCGTTGGGGCCGCTTCGCGTCCGGCCGGGCGTGCCGTCGGCCCCGAAGCGGCGACCGGCCGGGCACGAGGCCCCGGCCGTGAACGTTCGCGGCGGTCGTGATCGTTCGCGGCAGTCGTGAACTATCGCGGGCGGAACGTCACCTCGAACGGAGCGGGTGGTTGGTCGTGGCCGTCGCTCCTCGTTGCGTTCGTGTGACCGACGCGTAAAGTTCGCCCTCAGGCGGACCGGACGGTCATTCGATGTGCCCCTCCTCGCGGAGCTGCTGGGCGTCCTCCTCGGAGTACCGCCACTCGACGTTGGCCTTCTCGTCCTGCCAGTCCCACGGCTCGGCGATGACGACGTCCCCCTCGTTGATCCAGGTCCGGTACTTCATCCGGCCGGGAATCCGTCCCATCCTCGTCTTCCCGTCCACACATCGGAGTCGAACGTGGTTCCCCCCGAGGTGTTCGGTCACCACGGCGAACACCTGATCGCTGTCGGGCATCCGGAGGTTCCGGCGCCCAGATTCTTCACTCACGCCTAGTGGTTGGCGCGTAGGACGGATAAGTCATTGGAGTCTTCCGCTAACGTTTGACACGGGGTACGGAGGGGGACGACCCGGTGGTACCCGGGGTCCGTTCCGACCGGCGGTCAGGCCCGGTCGAGTCGTATCTCCTGGCCCTCGACGTCCTCCAGAGCCGCGACGAGGCCGCCGATGCTCACACGGCCGCCCTCCGGGTCCTCGACGGTGATGGAGGCGACCTGCTCGGACTCGTCGAACTGGTACTCCACGACCGGCCCCTCGACGCGGACCTCGTTGCCGGTCTCCACGTCGCGTCCCGTGATGACCGCGCGGAAGTTCCCGTCGAGCTCGTGGACGTCCTTCACCGCGCGGCGGATGGACGCGTACGTCCGGGGGAACGGCCGCCCCTCGCCGTCGGTCGCGATCCCCTCCGCGGTGCTCCACAGCACCGTGCCGAAGAAGCCCGACACCAGAAAGCCCAGCGCCGACCGGTTGAAGATGACGCCGTAGCGGTCGCGGTCGTCCCGCAGGGCGTCCTGGGTCGCGTACACCGAGTACTCGCCGTCGGCCACCGCGATGACCGGCGTCGTGATGCCGCGACGGCCGCGCACCTCGGTGGCGATCGCGTCGTACTCGAACTCCTCCGGGGAGGGTGCGCGCGAGGCGGGCGTCACGAGCAGTTCGATGGCGATGCCGTCGGCGATGCGCGTCGCGAGGGTCTCGCGGAAGCGGCGGAGCAGGTCCGGCGTGAGCGAGACGGTGAGTTCGTACTCCGCCTCCTCGATCACCTCCTCGATGTACCGGAGGATGGTCGAGCGGGACTTCACGAGCGACACCGCCTCGGTGTCCCGCGTCGGCGCGGTGTACCGCGCCTCGAGTTCGTCGACCATCTCGGCCAGCGACGACCGGATGTCCCCGAACGCCTCGCCGGGGTCGACCGCGACGATCTTCATCGGGCGCGACTCGCGCAGTTCCACGAGCCCCCTGTCCGAGAGGCTCCGGACGGTGTCGTACACCCGCGGCTGCGGGATGTCCGTCTCGCCGGCGATCTCGCTGGCGGTCAGTTCGCCACGTTCGAGCACGGCGAGGTAGGCGTCGATCTCGTACTCGCCGAGGTTGAACCGTTCCCCGACGCGCTCCATCGTCGAGCGCAGGTCGTCGGCCATACGCTATCCATCGACCGCTGGTATAAGGTATTTACTGACTCGCGAGTAGTACCTGTTTCCGAAACGTGGTCCTCCCGTTCCGGTCCCGTCACATGTACATCCGGTCGAGCGGCTGTTCCTCCTCGCTCTGCTCCTCGAACCTGTCGGCGAGGTTCTGGTAGTACTGCTGGACCTCCTCCGCGAACTCCTGTAACGGGTCGGTGTCGATCCCGAGCCCGTACACCGACTCGGCGGCGTCGAGCAGCCTGATGGTCGCCTCGACGTCCGGGGCCAGCGCGTGGACCGGCGTGACGTAGACGCCGACGCCGAGGTCCGACTCCATCCCCCGGGCCATGAGGGCGGCGTTCGTCCCGTCGAGGAAGCCGGCCCCCATCGGCGGCACGTCGGCCGCGGCGTCGCCGGAGAAGTGATCGGCCACGTAGTCGTCGCTGGCGACGTAGAACGCGCGGTGGTCGTTCGGCCCGTGGGGGAACGGCACGCCCGAGAGGACGGCGATCTCCTCGACCCCCTTCGACCCGGTCCAGTCGAGGATGGCGTTCGAGAACGGCTCCGCGATGGGGACGGGGACGAGCAGTTCGCCGACGAGCACGGTCACGTCGAGGTCCGACCGGGAGTAGAGCCGCGTCGGATAGCGCGGCTTCCCCTCCTGGAACGGGGTGATCGTCGGGAGCCCCTCCGCCCGGATGTGGCCGGTCTGCTCGAGTTCGAGGTGGTCGACGAGGTAGTCGACCGCCGTCAACCCCGCGAGCCCGAACCCGGAGAACCCGGCGAGCACCGTCGCCGCGGGTTCGGTTCGGGTGTCGACGTGGAAGGTCGCTCCGCCGTCGGTGCTGGGATCAGCCATGTCCCGTCGTACGACGCGTTCGGAGTTAGTGATACCGCCCGTCGCGACGCCGCCGGGTTCGATCGCGTTCGCCCCGGTTCGACCGCGTTCGCGCCCGAGGCCCGAGGGAGCCGTGGATCCTGAGGTCGACGGGGTTCCCGATCCGGTCGGCCGGTTGCCGTGCTCCGCCGACGGCCGCGTGCGGAGGGGAACGCTTTTTCGCCGGGCCGCCCTCGCCCGCCGTATGCAGGCTGGGACCGCGACGCCGACCCGGACCGAGGTTCCAGTCGACGGACCCGCCGGGTCGCTCCTCGGGTTCTACAACGAACTGCTCAACTTCCCAGGGGCGAGGGCCGCGGTCGTGCTGCTGTTCCTCGCATTCGGGGCGGTGGTCTCCCGCTACGCGATCAGGCTGCTCGGCCGACCCATCGCGCGCCGGTTCGTCAGACAGAGCGTCGCACAGACCGTCCTCCGCGGCGTCCACGTCGGCATCATCCTCCTGTTCGGCTTCGTCGGCCTGGGGGCGGCGGGGATCGAACTGGGGAACATCGTCCTCTCCGTCGGGGTGTTCTCCGCGGTGGTCGGTATCATCCTCGCGCCCATCGTCGGCTCCATCATCAACGGGCTGTTCGTCCTCGCGGATCAGCCGTTCGAGATC
Protein-coding regions in this window:
- a CDS encoding translation initiation factor eIF-1A; this encodes MSEESGRRNLRMPDSDQVFAVVTEHLGGNHVRLRCVDGKTRMGRIPGRMKYRTWINEGDVVIAEPWDWQDEKANVEWRYSEEDAQQLREEGHIE
- the trmB gene encoding HTH-type sugar sensing transcriptional regulator TrmB codes for the protein MADDLRSTMERVGERFNLGEYEIDAYLAVLERGELTASEIAGETDIPQPRVYDTVRSLSDRGLVELRESRPMKIVAVDPGEAFGDIRSSLAEMVDELEARYTAPTRDTEAVSLVKSRSTILRYIEEVIEEAEYELTVSLTPDLLRRFRETLATRIADGIAIELLVTPASRAPSPEEFEYDAIATEVRGRRGITTPVIAVADGEYSVYATQDALRDDRDRYGVIFNRSALGFLVSGFFGTVLWSTAEGIATDGEGRPFPRTYASIRRAVKDVHELDGNFRAVITGRDVETGNEVRVEGPVVEYQFDESEQVASITVEDPEGGRVSIGGLVAALEDVEGQEIRLDRA
- a CDS encoding DUF309 domain-containing protein gives rise to the protein MDDHTRDPGVAPPLGNPAGWRADERVWEHATLRRATEHGVRLFNAGEYHEAHDCFEDEWYNYGSGTTESAFLHGMVQVAAGAYKHVDFEDDDGMRSLFETALQYLQGVPGDFYGVDVADVRSTLSAALANPGAFDGRRIRLDGHTPDAYESDYEYAESLDG
- a CDS encoding proteasome assembly chaperone family protein; this encodes MADPSTDGGATFHVDTRTEPAATVLAGFSGFGLAGLTAVDYLVDHLELEQTGHIRAEGLPTITPFQEGKPRYPTRLYSRSDLDVTVLVGELLVPVPIAEPFSNAILDWTGSKGVEEIAVLSGVPFPHGPNDHRAFYVASDDYVADHFSGDAAADVPPMGAGFLDGTNAALMARGMESDLGVGVYVTPVHALAPDVEATIRLLDAAESVYGLGIDTDPLQEFAEEVQQYYQNLADRFEEQSEEEQPLDRMYM
- a CDS encoding M14 family metallopeptidase, which gives rise to MRIHQLGEGVPEVAVVGGIHGDEPCGPAAVDRLVSESPALERPVKLIVANEAALERDERYLDEDLNRAFPGDPDADTHEGRLAHDLARELEGSTTLALHSTQSYAEPFALCDTVDEIARAVVPHLPVDTLIETDLFTEGRLIEHPHTVEVECGLQGTEGAAENAYWLARAFLVATGALSAPTVEEPAGAAGADPGAVDVFRLRQPVGKPPAEEYEVFAHNFERVDVGERFAVADGETFTADEPFYPVLMSARGYADAFGYAAEKVGTME